AGGGCCGTGGTGGGCACGTGGTGGTAGGTGAGGCGGCTCTCGATGGAGAAGGGCCCGAAGCGCACGGCGGCCTCGGTGGAGAGCGGGTGGGGCTCGAAGTAGTCCTCGAAGCCATGGCGCTGGGGCTCGCCGCCGGGCTTGCGGATGAGGTCCTCCATGCCCGCGGCGAGGTGGCCCTCCCAGAGCCGGCGCGTCACGTCCGGGTGGGCGAGCAGCTTCAACTTCCGCTTGAGGACGAAGAAGGAGAAGTAGCCGAGCCCCTCCACGCCCGAGCTGTGGTCCGCGTGCAGGTGGGTGAGGACGAGGCCCGACACCCGGTCCGCGTCCAGCTGCACGCCCGAGGAGAGGCTGGCCTCGCGCATCATCTTGCGGATGGGGTGGGGGCAGTCGATGAGGAGTACCTGGCCCTCGGCTTCGAGCGCCAGACACGAGGAGTAGTTCAGCGCGGAGAAGGCATCGCCAACGCCGAGGGTGACGAAGGACAGGCTCATCACGGGCTCCGGAGGGAAGGGGGACTCAAGCGGGACCGCAGCTTCGCCGCGACCGCGGGCGGGCAGAAGTCCGAAACGTCCTCGCCGCGCGCCAGCTTCTCCTTGAGGCGGCTGCTGCTCACCTCGGCGAGATGGGACTCGGCGGGGAGGAAGAGGGTGGACAGGTCCGGGGCGAGCGCGCGATTGGCCTGGGCGAGCGTCGTCTCGAATTGGGCATCCGTGGCGCCGCGCACCCCGCGCAGCAGCACGCTGGCGCCGATGGCCCGCGCGTAGTCCACGATGAGGCCCTCGGTGCTGGCCACGGTGACGTTGGGGTGGAGCGCCACCACCTCGCGCAGCAACTCCATGCGCTCGGCCACGGTGAGGAGGGTGCGCTTGTCGGGGTTGATGGCCACCACCACCACGACATGGCCGAAGAGGCGCGCGGCCTGACGGACGACGGAGAGGTGGCCAGCGGTCACCGGATCGAAGCTGCCGGCGTAGACGGCGATGGTCATCACGACACCTCCGGATGAGCCCCGGACGCGAGTGTCCGGGGAGGATGGAAGGTGAGGGCTACCCAGACGACGGCCAGGGCGCAGACGGCCGCCGAGAGCGTGAAGTGCCACGCGTAGCCGAAGGCCTGGGCGCTGAAGCCACTCACGGCCGCGGCGGCGCCGGTGGCGAGCACCACGAGCGAGGCCTGCAGTGTGTAGTCGGACGCGGCGTGCTCCGGGCGGCACTGGTCCATCATCACCGTGAAGAGGGCCGCGGTGGCCATGCCGCTCGCCAGGTGCTCCACGCCGCAGACGAGGGCGAGCACGGGCAGGGAGGCCCCGCGCGCGGCCAGGGCATAGAGGAGCACCGCCGCCGCCTGCAGGGTGCCGAAGACGAGCAGCGCGCGCCGCTGTCCCAGCCGGTTGACGAGTGCCCCACCGATGAGCGCGCCCAGCAGCCCCGTGGTGAAGCCCACGACGCCGAGCATCCACCCCACCTGGGCCAGCTCCAGCCCCGTGTCGACGAGGAAGGTGCGCAGCATGCCCGTCGCCAGGTGCTCGCCCGCCTTGAAGAGGGCGAGCAGGGTGAGCCACGTGCCCGCGCCGGGACGCCGCGCCCAGGACAGCAGGGACTCGCGGAGCCAGGGCCCGAGGCGCACGGACTCGTGGGCGGAGGCGGGGGAGGGGGGCTCGCGGAACAGGGCCACCGGCACCGTGGCCACGAGCAGCATCCCGCCCATGCTCAGCAGGGTGGCGCGCCAGCCCAGGGTGTCGATGAGGATGAGCATCAGCCCGCCGCCGAGAATCATCCCCACGCGGTAGCCCGCCACCTGGATGCCGTTGCCCCAGCCGCGCTCGTGGCGCTCGAGCAGCTCCACCGCGAGCCCGTCCGTGGCCACGTCCTGCGTGGCCGCCAGCAGGTTGACGAGCAGCACGGCCCCGAGGAGCGCCGGGATGCTCACCGTGCCCTCGGGCAGGGCGAGCCCCAGGAGCAGCGCCGCCGAGAGGAACTGCAGCGGGAGGATGTAGCCGCGCCGCCGGCCCAGGCGCTCCGAGCCGTACCGGTCCATGAGCGGGGCCCAGAGGAACTTGAGCGCCCACGGCAGCGCGAGCAGGTTCGCCAGGCCGATGTCCGGCAGCGACATGCCCTGCTTGCGCAGCAACACGGGCAGCGTCTGGGTGAAGAAGCCGAAGGGCAGGCCCTGCGAGAGGTAGAGGCTCGTGAGCAGCCCGAGCTTCATGGGGGTGTTGAGCGAGGTCTTCATGTGCCCTCCTGGGACTCCGCCGCGTCGAGCAATCCCGCGGCCATGCGCTTCACCGTGCCCGCGGCGGAGCCCGGAGGCGTGAGGCCCGGTGCCGCCGTCGAGAGGACGAAATAGCCCTGCACCGCCGCGAAGAGGCCCGCCGCCACCGCCCGCGCCCGCCGGCGGCCGATGACCGCGCCTACGAGCTCCTCCAGGTGCTCGAGGTCCGCGCGCACCACCTTCTCGTATGCCGCGCGCACCTCGGGCTGCCGCACGGCCTCCGCGCTGATGGTCACCCACGCGGCCACCGAGGCGGGGTCCGCATCCTCTCCCGTGGCCAGGAAGGCGTCGAGGAACGCGTCCACCTGCGCCCGCGCTCCGCCCTTCACCCGCTCCAGCCGCGTCTTCACCCGCTCGCGCACGCGCCCCGCGAGCTGCTCCACCAGCGTCAGGAGGATCTCCTGCTTCTCCGTGAAGTGGTAGTGCACCAGCCCCGCGCTGAGCCCCGCCGCCTTGGCGATCTCCGTGATGGACGCGCGCTCGTAGCCACGCTCGGCCATGACGCGCAGCAGACCCTGGACGATCTGCTGCCGGCGCTCCTCGGTATTCGATGGGCGGGCCATCCGCGGCTCCGTTTCTAGGTTGGTTGACCAACTTATAAGCCCACGGGCCCACGGCGTCAACCAGGACGGGGGGGTTCAACATGGGGTGCGAGCTACCCTCACCCCGTCCCTCTCCCGAGGGGAGAGGGGGTGTTGTCTCAGTAGGAGAGCAGCGCGCAGACCTTCTCGCGTCCCAGCCGCTCGCGCCCGGGCAGGAAGTCCAGGGAGATGAGGACGCTGAAGCCCACCACCTCGGCGCCGAGCTTCGTCACCAGGCGCGCCGTCGCCTCCCCGGTGCCGCCCGTGGCCAGCAGATCGTCCACGATGAGGACCCGGTCTCCTCGGCCCACGGCGTCCTCGTGGAGCTGCAGCCCGTCGTCGCCGTACTCCAGGGCGTAGCGCTCCGTCACCGTCTTGTAGGGCAGCTTCCCCGGCTTGCGCGCCGGAGCGAAGCCCGCGTGCAGTGCCAGGGCGATGGGCGCGCCGAGGATGAAGCCGCGTGCCTCCACACCCACCACCTTGTTGATGTGCCGGCCCCGGAAGGGCGCGGCCATCGCGTTCACCACCCGCCCGAAGAGGTGCGGATCCGCCAGCACCGGCGTCACGTCCTTGAAGAGGATTCCCGGCTTGGGGAAGTCCTGCACGTCGCGGATGCGGGCCTTCACGTCCTCGACGAGGTTGGAGTCATGGCCGGGGACGAAGAGGGGAGGGGTGTTGCTCATGGGAAGAGCTCCGGGTTGACGCAGTGAGGGGGTTTCCGTCCTTCCAGCGCGGCGAGGAGATTCTCCACCGCCATGGAGGCCATGCGTCCACGGGTGGCGTGGCTGGCGCTCGCGATGTGGGGGGCGAGCAGGACGTTGGGAAGGGTCATCAACGGGCTGTCGGAGGGCAGGGGCTCCGGGTCCGTCACATCCAGCGCGGCGCCGCCCAGGTGTCCCCCCGAGAGCGCCTCCACCAGGGCGGCCTGGTCCACCACCGGCCCTCGGGCGGTGTTCACCAGCAGGGCTCCCGGCTTCATGGCCGCGAATTCCGCCCGCCCCAGCCAGTGCCGGGTCTCCGCGCTCAGCGGCACGTGCAGCGAGACGAAGTCCGACTCGGCCAGCAGCGTGGCCTTGTCCACGCGGGTGAGGCCCAGCTCCGCCTCCAGGTCCGGCCGGGCGCGGCGGTTGACGTAGAGAATCCGCATCCCGAAGCCGCGCGCCCGCCGGGCCATCGCCGCGCCGATGGCCCCCAGTCCCACGAGGCCCAGGGTCGCCCCGTACACGTCCGTGCCCAGCAACAGGCCCGGCTCCCACGTCCGCCACCTGCCCGCCCGCACATACGTGTCCGCCTCGGCCACGCGCCGCGCCAGCCCCATCAGCAGGGCGAAGGCGAAGTCCGCCGTCGTCTCGGTGAGCACCCCCGGCGTGTTGCCCACGGGGATGCGCCGGGCGGTGCAGGCCGCCACGTCGATGTTGTCGTACCCCACCGCCACGTTGCTGACGGCCCGCAGGCGGTGGGCGCCGTCGAGCAGGGGCTCGTCCACCCGGTCGGTCAGCAGGGTGATGAGCCCGTCCACCTCCCGGGCCTCCGAGAGCAGGACGTCCCGTGGGGGAGGCAACTGCTCTTCCCACACCCGGAGTGAGACCTGAGCGGCCAGCCGGGCCAGCGCGTCTCCGGGAAGTTGTCGCGTGACGAAAACTCGGGGGCGTGTGGGGCGTTCCATTTCGACCGCCAATGCTCGCACAGCCGCGAGCCGTGCGGTGGATGACCGAGCAACCATCGCCCGGTCATCGACGTGCATTTTTCCCACGACGGAGGCTCCCCCGTCTGTGGTAATCGAATGGATTCCCCTCGTACCGGGGGGGAAGGGACTTGCGAGAACGTGCCCTCCACCGCCGACAACCGAGAAGCTTCTTTCCCGCCTGATGGCCAGTGGCTGCGCGCCCTCAAGGCGGAAGTCCAGCCCACCACCTTCAAGAAGGGCCGCGAAGTCGCCGAGACGCGCCGCGTCTTTGGCCTCCAACGGGAGGGGGATCTCATCCGCGCACAGGTGGCCGGCTCCGCCTCGCCGCAGGAGCGTTACGACGTCTCCCTCGAGGTGGGCAACGGCAAGCCCACTTCCAAGTGCACCTGCCAGTCGTGGAACGTCCACGGGCCGCACTGCGAGCACGTGGTGGCCGCGGCGCTCGTCTACGCCGCGCGTCTGCGCGCCTCGATGATTGCCTCCTCGGCCGCCGCCGCGTCCGCTGCCTCGGCCGCCGCTGCCACGGCCACGCCCGCCGCGGCCGATGCCGTTTCGGATGAGCCCTCGGCGGACGGGGAGATGGATGCCGACTCCGAGGCGCCCATCCCCACGGCGGACTCGCCCCTGATGGACGCGGTGAGCCTCCCCGCGCTCGCCAAGGTGGAGAGCTGGCTGGGCCTCTCCGCCCTGCCGGACTACGAGTTCCTCTATCGGCTGACTCCCTCCAACACGGGCCCTGGTGGCCGTCACTGGCTGATGGACGTGCGCCGCCAGGACGCGCAGATGAAGGGGCCCGTGCACATCAAGCGCATGCTCCAGGCCGGCACCCGCATCGCTCCGGCCGACGAGCGCGTCTTCATCCTGCTCGCCAAGCACGAGCAGCGCTACGACTCGCGCATCGTCCTCTCCGACGAGGACCTGTGCGAGATGTTCGAGTTCCTGCGCCAGCGCCGCGTCATCTACCGCGGCACCGCGCTGCTCTTCTCGGACGAGCCGGTGCGGCCGCAGATCCACCTCGAGTCCCGCCCGGACGGCGCCACCGCCCGCATCGAGCTGCTCATGCCGGATGGGACGAGCCTGTCCCTCAAGGACGCCATCCTGCTGGCGGGCATGCGCACGTACATCATCACCGGGCAGACGCTCTCGCCGGTGGAGCCGGACCTGCCGCCCCGCCTGGTGCGCAAGTGGCTGCTGGAGCCCACCATGGCGTTCCCGGTGGGGCAGCTGGACCGGGTGCTCACGTTCTTCGCCGCCCACCTGCCGCGCTTCCAGATGGCGCTCAAGGCGGACGACATCGACGTGGACGAGTCCGTGGAGCCCCGCTTCCTGCTCACGCTCGAGGGTACGCCCGAGCGCGTGAAGGTGCAGTTGGCCGCGCGCTACGGGCAGACGACCGTGCCCGTGTCCCCCACGGCCTCGCACCTGGGCTACGCCAGTGGCGTGGGCACCGATGGCCGCAAGCTGTACCGGCGCCGCGAGGAGCTGGAGCGCGCCGCGGGCAAGCGCCTGCAGGAGCTGGGGATGCGCTACGACAGCCACACCCACGCCTACGAGGCCAGTGGGGACGGCGCCATCGAGTTCTGGGCGCGTGGGCTCGCGTCGCTGCCCGACGACTGGGAGCGCTACGGCGTGCAGGCCCCCAAGGTGCGCCTGCGGCCCAAGCTGCGTCCGCGCATCCGCGTGGGCATGAGCGGGGTGAGCTGGTTCGAGCTGGATGCCGAGTTCGTCACCGATGATCAGGCGGTGGACCTGGGCGCGGTGCGCATGTGGCTCGACTCGGGCCGCCGCTTCGTGCCCCTGAAGGACGGCACCTACGCCGAGGCGGATCTCGCGGAGATCAAGCGCGCCGCGGACCTCCTGGAGGAGGCCGGCGCCATGCCGGGCCGCACCCGCACGCGCCTGCCGCTGCATCAGGCCGTCGCGTTGGATCTGCTCGTCGAGCTCGGTGAGTTCACCGAGGTGGAGGCCAAGGCGCGCAAGGCGATGACCGAGCTGCGCGACACCAACGGCGTGCCCAAGGTGGGTCTGCCCGAGGGCCTCCAGGCCACGCTGCGCCACTACCAGGAGGCGGGCCTGTCCTGGCTGTGGTTCCTGCACCGGCATGGGCTGTCCGGCATCCTCGCGGACGACATGGGTCTCGGAAAGACGATCCAGTCCTTGAGCCTGCTGCAGAAGGTGGCCAACGAGGAGGGCCGCAAGCCGTCGCTCGTGGTGGCGCCCACCAGCGTGCTCGCCAACTGGGAGCGCGAGGCCGAGCGCTTCACCCCGGGCCTCAAGACCATCGTCTGGCACGGCCAGGATCGCAAGGAGCGCGTGGAGGATCTCAAGGGCGCGGACCTCGTGCTCACGTCCTACGCGCTGGTGCGGCGCGACCTGGAGGCGCTCAGCGAGGTGGGCTTCCGCTACGTCATCCTCGACGAGGCGCAGAACATCAAGAACGCGGACAGCGCCACGGCGCAGGCCTGCAAGTCGCTGCCGAGCGACACGCGGCTCGCGCTCACCGGTACGCCGCTGGAGAACCGGCTCAGCGAGTTGTGGAGCCTCTTCGACTTCCTCATGCCGGGCTTCCTCGGTAGCGCCGAGGGCTTCAGCGACCGCTTCGAGCAGCCCATCCAGGTGGCCAACGACAGCAACGTGCGCGACCGCCTGCGCCGCCGCATCCAGCCCTTCATCATGCGCCGTCTGAAGACGGAGGTGGCCAAGGACCTGCCGCCCAAGACGGAGAGCGTGGCGTGGTGCGAGATGGAGCCCGGCCAGGCGGCCCTCTACCGCGAGGTGCTCGAGGAGAGCCGCCGCAAGGTGAACGAGTCCATCGAGAAGATGGGCTTCAAGCGCAGCCGCGTCTCCATCCTCGCGGCGCTCATGCGCCTGCGCCAGGTGTGCTGCGATCCGCGCCTGCTCAAGATGCCGCCCGGCACGCTCTTGCCCAGCAGCGCGAAGCTGGAGCGCTTCGGCCAGCTGGTGGACGACCTCGTCGCCGAGGGCCACCGCGCGCTCGTCTTCAGCCAGTTCACCGAGATGCTGGAGCTGCTCAAGGGCGAGGCGGACCGCCGGGGCCTGCGCTACCTCTACCTGGACGGCCGGACGAAGGACCGCATGGGCAAGGTGGACGAGTTCAACCGTCCGGACGGGCCGCCGCTCTTCTTCATCAGCCTCAAGGCGGGTGGCACCGGCCTCAACCTCACCGCGGCCGACTACGTCATCCACTACGATCCGTGGTGGAACCCGGCCGTGGAGGACCAGGCGACCGACCGTACCCACCGCATCGGCCAGACGCGCGCGGTCATCAGCTACAAGCTCATTACCCGC
The sequence above is drawn from the Archangium gephyra genome and encodes:
- a CDS encoding MFS transporter, coding for MKTSLNTPMKLGLLTSLYLSQGLPFGFFTQTLPVLLRKQGMSLPDIGLANLLALPWALKFLWAPLMDRYGSERLGRRRGYILPLQFLSAALLLGLALPEGTVSIPALLGAVLLVNLLAATQDVATDGLAVELLERHERGWGNGIQVAGYRVGMILGGGLMLILIDTLGWRATLLSMGGMLLVATVPVALFREPPSPASAHESVRLGPWLRESLLSWARRPGAGTWLTLLALFKAGEHLATGMLRTFLVDTGLELAQVGWMLGVVGFTTGLLGALIGGALVNRLGQRRALLVFGTLQAAAVLLYALAARGASLPVLALVCGVEHLASGMATAALFTVMMDQCRPEHAASDYTLQASLVVLATGAAAAVSGFSAQAFGYAWHFTLSAAVCALAVVWVALTFHPPRTLASGAHPEVS
- a CDS encoding D-glycerate dehydrogenase, yielding MVARSSTARLAAVRALAVEMERPTRPRVFVTRQLPGDALARLAAQVSLRVWEEQLPPPRDVLLSEAREVDGLITLLTDRVDEPLLDGAHRLRAVSNVAVGYDNIDVAACTARRIPVGNTPGVLTETTADFAFALLMGLARRVAEADTYVRAGRWRTWEPGLLLGTDVYGATLGLVGLGAIGAAMARRARGFGMRILYVNRRARPDLEAELGLTRVDKATLLAESDFVSLHVPLSAETRHWLGRAEFAAMKPGALLVNTARGPVVDQAALVEALSGGHLGGAALDVTDPEPLPSDSPLMTLPNVLLAPHIASASHATRGRMASMAVENLLAALEGRKPPHCVNPELFP
- a CDS encoding adenine phosphoribosyltransferase, whose product is MSNTPPLFVPGHDSNLVEDVKARIRDVQDFPKPGILFKDVTPVLADPHLFGRVVNAMAAPFRGRHINKVVGVEARGFILGAPIALALHAGFAPARKPGKLPYKTVTERYALEYGDDGLQLHEDAVGRGDRVLIVDDLLATGGTGEATARLVTKLGAEVVGFSVLISLDFLPGRERLGREKVCALLSY
- the coaD gene encoding pantetheine-phosphate adenylyltransferase, producing MTIAVYAGSFDPVTAGHLSVVRQAARLFGHVVVVVAINPDKRTLLTVAERMELLREVVALHPNVTVASTEGLIVDYARAIGASVLLRGVRGATDAQFETTLAQANRALAPDLSTLFLPAESHLAEVSSSRLKEKLARGEDVSDFCPPAVAAKLRSRLSPPSLRSP
- a CDS encoding MBL fold metallo-hydrolase, producing the protein MSLSFVTLGVGDAFSALNYSSCLALEAEGQVLLIDCPHPIRKMMREASLSSGVQLDADRVSGLVLTHLHADHSSGVEGLGYFSFFVLKRKLKLLAHPDVTRRLWEGHLAAGMEDLIRKPGGEPQRHGFEDYFEPHPLSTEAAVRFGPFSIESRLTYHHVPTTALRIRAGGRCLGYSADTAYDEGLISWLAEADLVVHETNYGVHTPYEKLAALPAALRAKMRLIHYPDDFELGASNIEPLAQGRRYTV
- a CDS encoding TetR/AcrR family transcriptional regulator — its product is MARPSNTEERRQQIVQGLLRVMAERGYERASITEIAKAAGLSAGLVHYHFTEKQEILLTLVEQLAGRVRERVKTRLERVKGGARAQVDAFLDAFLATGEDADPASVAAWVTISAEAVRQPEVRAAYEKVVRADLEHLEELVGAVIGRRRARAVAAGLFAAVQGYFVLSTAAPGLTPPGSAAGTVKRMAAGLLDAAESQEGT
- a CDS encoding DEAD/DEAH box helicase; its protein translation is MPSTADNREASFPPDGQWLRALKAEVQPTTFKKGREVAETRRVFGLQREGDLIRAQVAGSASPQERYDVSLEVGNGKPTSKCTCQSWNVHGPHCEHVVAAALVYAARLRASMIASSAAAASAASAAAATATPAAADAVSDEPSADGEMDADSEAPIPTADSPLMDAVSLPALAKVESWLGLSALPDYEFLYRLTPSNTGPGGRHWLMDVRRQDAQMKGPVHIKRMLQAGTRIAPADERVFILLAKHEQRYDSRIVLSDEDLCEMFEFLRQRRVIYRGTALLFSDEPVRPQIHLESRPDGATARIELLMPDGTSLSLKDAILLAGMRTYIITGQTLSPVEPDLPPRLVRKWLLEPTMAFPVGQLDRVLTFFAAHLPRFQMALKADDIDVDESVEPRFLLTLEGTPERVKVQLAARYGQTTVPVSPTASHLGYASGVGTDGRKLYRRREELERAAGKRLQELGMRYDSHTHAYEASGDGAIEFWARGLASLPDDWERYGVQAPKVRLRPKLRPRIRVGMSGVSWFELDAEFVTDDQAVDLGAVRMWLDSGRRFVPLKDGTYAEADLAEIKRAADLLEEAGAMPGRTRTRLPLHQAVALDLLVELGEFTEVEAKARKAMTELRDTNGVPKVGLPEGLQATLRHYQEAGLSWLWFLHRHGLSGILADDMGLGKTIQSLSLLQKVANEEGRKPSLVVAPTSVLANWEREAERFTPGLKTIVWHGQDRKERVEDLKGADLVLTSYALVRRDLEALSEVGFRYVILDEAQNIKNADSATAQACKSLPSDTRLALTGTPLENRLSELWSLFDFLMPGFLGSAEGFSDRFEQPIQVANDSNVRDRLRRRIQPFIMRRLKTEVAKDLPPKTESVAWCEMEPGQAALYREVLEESRRKVNESIEKMGFKRSRVSILAALMRLRQVCCDPRLLKMPPGTLLPSSAKLERFGQLVDDLVAEGHRALVFSQFTEMLELLKGEADRRGLRYLYLDGRTKDRMGKVDEFNRPDGPPLFFISLKAGGTGLNLTAADYVIHYDPWWNPAVEDQATDRTHRIGQTRAVISYKLITRGTVEEKILSLQKRKKDLAAGVLSADGDFGKLLTESDIVDLFQGE